In Desulforamulus hydrothermalis Lam5 = DSM 18033, a genomic segment contains:
- the glpX gene encoding class II fructose-bisphosphatase: MDRELALELVRVTEVAALASSRWMGRGKKNEADQAATSAMRAMFDSVNINGTVVIGEGELDEAPMLYIGEKVGSGHGPEVDVAVDPLEGTNIVAKGLNNALAVVAISDRGNLLHAPDMYMEKIAVGPRAAGLIHIDDPIPRTLEIVARANRKRIQDCTVMILERERHAQIIEAVRRTGARVRLFSDGDVGAAIATCFEETGIDLYIGIGGAPEGVISAAAIKALGGEMQGRLAPANQEEYDRCIKMGLKDPKQILMMDDMVRGEDAIFAATGVTDGELLRGVRFVGNDRAETHSLVMRARTKTVRWIKALHSIPNKPHLIME, translated from the coding sequence GTGGATAGAGAGCTTGCGCTGGAGCTTGTGAGGGTTACGGAGGTGGCAGCCCTGGCTTCTTCACGCTGGATGGGGAGAGGCAAGAAAAACGAGGCTGACCAGGCGGCCACCAGTGCCATGCGAGCCATGTTTGATTCGGTAAACATAAATGGCACAGTGGTGATTGGGGAAGGTGAACTGGACGAAGCCCCGATGCTTTACATTGGGGAAAAGGTAGGCAGCGGTCACGGGCCGGAAGTTGACGTAGCCGTGGATCCCCTGGAAGGCACTAACATTGTAGCCAAAGGTTTAAACAACGCCCTGGCGGTGGTGGCCATTTCTGACCGGGGCAATTTGCTGCATGCGCCGGATATGTATATGGAGAAAATTGCTGTGGGGCCCCGGGCCGCCGGGTTAATTCATATTGATGACCCCATTCCGAGAACCCTGGAGATTGTTGCCCGGGCCAACCGCAAGAGAATTCAGGACTGCACCGTAATGATTTTGGAGCGGGAAAGGCATGCGCAAATTATTGAAGCGGTTCGCCGTACCGGTGCCCGGGTCAGGTTGTTCAGTGACGGTGATGTGGGTGCTGCCATTGCCACTTGTTTTGAAGAAACCGGTATTGACCTTTATATCGGTATCGGCGGGGCGCCGGAAGGAGTAATTTCCGCCGCCGCCATAAAAGCACTGGGGGGAGAAATGCAGGGACGTTTGGCGCCTGCCAACCAGGAAGAATATGATCGCTGTATTAAAATGGGCCTGAAAGATCCCAAGCAGATTTTAATGATGGATGATATGGTGCGGGGAGAGGATGCTATTTTTGCTGCCACCGGGGTAACGGACGGGGAACTGCTCAGGGGTGTGCGTTTTGTGGGCAACGACCGGGCAGAAACCCACTCCCTTGTGATGCGGGCCCGCACCAAAACGGTTCGCTGGATCAAGGCCTTGCACAGTATTCCCAATAAGCCCCATTTAATCATGGAGTAG
- a CDS encoding MFS transporter: MQSYAEARQKRDFFLFILAGAFLGLYAGLYEPSFNNYLNDVFHISEVARGGLEFPRELPGFLVVFTTGLLLFLPDVRIAVVANLVLALGLLGLGFLSPGFTWVVVWMMVWSVGAHLYMPLEASIGVSLAKPGEEGKRLGQLGSAKTAASLVGFLLVWLGFHYFHIDYSLLFGLAGLCAVAAAVCLLLMTPRPSKNKRPKLLFKRKYLLFYWLNVLFGARKQVFLTFAPWVLIKIFDQHVTTFAALGLVCTVTGIPFRALLGKAIDKFGERAVICTESLLLVLICLGYGFANNLGLGSLAIWLVFLCYVGDQLLFACNMARATYLNKIADSPDDLTPTLSMGLTIDHAVSMTIPFFGGLVWMKLGYQYVFLGAAVIALLNLWAALKIPAGSSIAGHLSVSAD; encoded by the coding sequence ATGCAAAGTTATGCAGAGGCCCGGCAAAAGCGGGACTTTTTTCTTTTTATTTTGGCCGGGGCTTTTTTAGGGCTGTATGCCGGCCTCTATGAACCGTCTTTTAATAACTACCTAAATGATGTATTTCATATCAGCGAGGTGGCCAGAGGTGGTTTGGAATTTCCCCGGGAGCTGCCCGGCTTTTTAGTGGTCTTTACCACCGGCCTGCTGCTCTTTCTGCCTGATGTGCGTATTGCCGTAGTGGCCAACCTGGTTCTGGCTCTGGGACTGCTGGGGTTGGGGTTTCTTTCCCCCGGTTTCACCTGGGTGGTGGTCTGGATGATGGTCTGGAGCGTAGGCGCCCACCTTTACATGCCGTTGGAAGCAAGCATCGGTGTATCTCTAGCCAAACCCGGCGAAGAAGGCAAGCGCCTGGGGCAGCTGGGCTCAGCCAAGACGGCAGCCTCCCTGGTCGGCTTTTTGCTGGTATGGCTGGGTTTTCACTATTTTCATATAGATTACAGTTTGCTGTTTGGCTTGGCCGGGTTGTGTGCGGTGGCCGCTGCTGTCTGCCTGCTGTTGATGACACCCCGACCCAGCAAAAATAAACGCCCAAAACTGCTTTTCAAGCGTAAATACCTGCTTTTTTACTGGCTGAATGTACTGTTTGGCGCCCGCAAACAAGTTTTTCTAACCTTTGCTCCCTGGGTATTAATAAAAATATTTGACCAGCACGTAACAACTTTTGCCGCCCTGGGACTGGTGTGCACTGTGACAGGCATCCCCTTCCGGGCTTTGCTGGGCAAAGCCATTGATAAATTTGGCGAAAGGGCGGTTATCTGCACTGAATCGCTATTGCTGGTGCTGATCTGCCTGGGCTACGGTTTTGCAAATAACCTGGGGCTTGGCTCCCTGGCCATCTGGTTGGTATTTTTATGTTATGTGGGAGACCAGCTGCTTTTTGCCTGCAATATGGCCCGAGCCACTTATTTAAATAAAATAGCCGACTCGCCAGATGACTTAACCCCTACTTTATCCATGGGCCTAACCATTGACCACGCTGTTTCTATGACCATCCCTTTCTTCGGCGGGTTAGTGTGGATGAAATTGGGCTACCAGTATGTTTTCCTGGGGGCAGCCGTCATTGCGTTGTTAAACCTTTGGGCGGCCTTAAAAATACCGGCCGGCAGTTCAATAGCCGGACACTTGTCGGTCAGTGCTGACTAG
- a CDS encoding YpiB family protein, producing MLANSLAEKREMIVWFLRTNKLKKPEAARILEYIRDNKNLLARVAFTDKLADKKDALLVSAVYTNTFPFDFRLNNVSYGSVDEVLHQLKHNPPKKLFVWLSYLSPPMCRLCNRSNKKNIKAMSNPMSAARRMLVEAVQAVNRREARRRALLARIDKSLDDKNLQEFKRLTEELQKLSNE from the coding sequence ATGTTAGCCAATAGTCTGGCCGAAAAAAGGGAAATGATAGTCTGGTTTTTGCGTACCAACAAGTTAAAAAAGCCCGAAGCAGCCCGAATATTGGAGTACATCAGGGATAACAAAAATTTGTTAGCCAGGGTTGCATTTACCGACAAACTGGCTGATAAAAAGGATGCCCTGCTGGTTTCCGCGGTGTATACAAATACCTTCCCCTTTGATTTTCGCCTAAACAATGTCAGTTATGGATCAGTAGATGAAGTTCTTCATCAGTTAAAACATAACCCGCCCAAAAAGTTGTTTGTCTGGCTTTCTTACCTTAGTCCGCCCATGTGCCGGTTATGTAACCGTTCTAACAAGAAAAATATTAAAGCTATGTCCAATCCAATGTCGGCAGCCCGCCGCATGCTGGTAGAAGCAGTACAGGCGGTAAACCGCCGGGAAGCCCGCCGCCGGGCTTTGCTGGCCCGCATTGATAAATCTTTGGATGATAAGAACTTGCAGGAATTTAAGCGCTTAACCGAGGAATTGCAAAAACTTTCGAATGAGT